A segment of the Candidatus Eisenbacteria bacterium genome:
AGCTCCCCCGCTCCGACTCCCTCCTCCGCCGCGCAGTCCTTGACGAGCCGCTCCAGGGACTGCGCGTCGAATGCCGGCGCGGCCGAGAGCCTGGGCAGGAGCTTGGCGAGGAGCGCCGGGCTCGTCGGCTTCCACCGCTTCGCGACCGTCTCCCCGTCGTACGACTCCGGATCGACGAAGAACCAGGATGCCAGCGCAGGGAAGTCGTGCACGAAGGCCAGACGCTCGCGCATGAGATCGATGACGCGATGAACATAGGCGGAGTCGAAGGCCGTCCACCCTCTTTCAACGAGCAGCGGACGAAGCTCGGTCTCGATCGACTCGACGGGCTTTCTGGCGAGGTACTCCTGGTTGAACCACCTCAACTTCTCGAGATTGAAGATCGCTCCCGACTTGTTCACGCGCTCGAGCGAGAAGACATCGACAAGCTCCTCCAGGGAGAAGATCTCCCGCTCGTCGCCCGGGTTCCAGCCGAGGAACGCTACGAAGTTGATCAGCGCCTCGGGGAAATAGCCCTGCGCGCGATAGTCCTGCACCGCGACGTCCCCCACCCGCTTGCTCAGCTTGGAGCGGTCCGGGTTCAGGAGCAGAGGAAGGTGCGCGAACCGAGGCGGATCCCATCCCAGGAACCGGTAGAGAAGGACGTGCTTGGGAGCGCTCGTCAGCCACTCTTCCCCGCGGATGACATGCGTTATCCCCATCTCGTGATCATCGACGACGTTGGCCAGGTGGTAGGTCGGGAAACCGTCCGATTTGAGGAGGACCTGGTCGTCGATCGTGTCCGATCCGAAGCCGACGCGGCCTCGGACCAAGTCATCGACCTCGACCGTCGCGCCGTCGGGGATCCTCATGCGCACCGTGTGGCGCTCCCCCGACACCATCCTGGCGTGCGCATCTCCCGCGGAGAGCCGAAGGCAGGCCCGGTCGTAACGGGTGTCCTTCTTATCCTTCCGCATCGCCTCGAGTCGATCCGGCGTGCAGAAGCAGGGGTACGCGCGCCCTTCCGCGAGGAGGCGCTCGGCCGCGGCCGTGTAGAGCTGCAGGCGTTGCGACTGATAGTAGGGCCCGAACGGCCCCCCGGCGCCGGGGCCCTCGTCATGGACGAGCCCCGCCCACGCGAGCGCGTCGATCAGCTGCTCCGTGGCCCCGGGGACGAATCGGGCTCGATCGGTGTCTTCGATGCGCAGGACGAAGACCCCGCCGG
Coding sequences within it:
- a CDS encoding glutamate--tRNA ligase: MSETVRVRFAPSPTGPLHVGGLRTALYNYLFARKAGGVFVLRIEDTDRARFVPGATEQLIDALAWAGLVHDEGPGAGGPFGPYYQSQRLQLYTAAAERLLAEGRAYPCFCTPDRLEAMRKDKKDTRYDRACLRLSAGDAHARMVSGERHTVRMRIPDGATVEVDDLVRGRVGFGSDTIDDQVLLKSDGFPTYHLANVVDDHEMGITHVIRGEEWLTSAPKHVLLYRFLGWDPPRFAHLPLLLNPDRSKLSKRVGDVAVQDYRAQGYFPEALINFVAFLGWNPGDEREIFSLEELVDVFSLERVNKSGAIFNLEKLRWFNQEYLARKPVESIETELRPLLVERGWTAFDSAYVHRVIDLMRERLAFVHDFPALASWFFVDPESYDGETVAKRWKPTSPALLAKLLPRLSAAPAFDAQSLERLVKDCAAEEGVGAGELIHPLRLAVSGVGKGPGLYEILEALGQRTCARRVGRAIEALGPGAA